In Argonema galeatum A003/A1, a single genomic region encodes these proteins:
- a CDS encoding ABC transporter ATP-binding protein produces MAQVVLENVYKSFLGRKGEKNSRGTEDLSIAGESPVKSPQQAVLRRINLAVKDGEFMVLVGPSGCGKSTLLRLIAGLEDLTGGNIWVGDRLVNDLPPKERDIAMVFQNYALYPHMTVYDNIAFGLRRMGGGEEEQRGRGAEELLSRGALEQRGRGAIQNRMPIWTENMLVGITRSLPKGLHYISDAEKAVDERVRLVAGLLQIETLLTRLPKQLSGGQKQRVALGRAIARNPQVFLMDEPLSNLDAKLRSETRAQIVKLQRQLGTTTIYVTHDQTEAMTMGDRIAVMNQGQIQQLAHPLELYNHPANRFVAEFIGSPPMNFHTVQFQAPLLITNPQFRLTLPDIWERALQKYDKSPLTLGIRPEHLSISLPAPKNLQVQVDLVEALGNETVLSVHLTEATANSSTLQVRVAPDRSVQIGETLWLSIAPDKIHLFDAETGIAIWPS; encoded by the coding sequence GTGGCACAGGTTGTTCTAGAAAACGTTTACAAAAGCTTTTTAGGCCGCAAGGGCGAGAAAAACAGCAGGGGAACAGAGGATCTCTCGATCGCGGGAGAATCTCCAGTTAAGAGTCCCCAACAAGCTGTCTTGCGGCGCATCAATCTGGCGGTGAAAGATGGCGAATTTATGGTATTGGTGGGGCCATCCGGTTGCGGTAAAAGTACGCTGCTGCGCTTGATTGCTGGGCTCGAAGATTTGACTGGCGGTAATATTTGGGTGGGCGATCGCCTCGTCAACGACTTGCCCCCCAAGGAACGAGACATCGCGATGGTGTTTCAAAATTACGCCCTCTATCCCCACATGACAGTTTATGACAATATTGCCTTTGGTTTGCGGCGGATGGGCGGGGGAGAAGAGGAGCAGAGGGGCAGAGGGGCAGAGGAGCTCTTGAGCAGAGGGGCTCTTGAGCAGAGGGGCAGAGGGGCAATCCAAAATCGAATGCCTATATGGACGGAGAATATGTTGGTGGGGATAACGCGATCGCTCCCGAAAGGACTGCATTATATCTCTGATGCAGAAAAAGCTGTGGATGAGCGGGTGCGTCTCGTCGCTGGGTTGCTGCAAATTGAAACATTGCTCACCCGATTGCCAAAACAGTTGTCTGGGGGACAAAAACAGCGGGTAGCCTTGGGAAGAGCGATCGCACGCAACCCCCAAGTTTTTTTGATGGATGAACCGCTTTCTAACTTAGATGCCAAATTAAGGTCAGAAACTCGCGCTCAAATAGTAAAATTACAGCGGCAGTTAGGTACCACTACCATCTACGTTACCCACGATCAGACCGAAGCGATGACGATGGGCGATCGCATTGCTGTCATGAACCAAGGTCAAATCCAGCAATTGGCTCACCCCTTGGAACTATACAACCATCCAGCCAACCGATTTGTCGCCGAATTCATTGGTTCACCCCCAATGAATTTTCACACCGTACAGTTTCAAGCTCCTTTATTAATTACAAATCCCCAGTTTCGCCTGACTTTACCAGACATCTGGGAACGCGCATTACAAAAGTACGACAAGTCTCCTTTAACTTTAGGTATTCGTCCAGAACACCTGAGCATAAGTCTCCCAGCCCCGAAAAATTTGCAGGTTCAAGTAGACCTAGTGGAAGCACTGGGCAACGAAACAGTTCTATCTGTTCATCTCACAGAAGCGACTGCCAATTCTTCTACTTTACAAGTGCGAGTTGCACCCGATCGGTCCGTACAGATAGGTGAGACACTTTGGCTGTCGATCGCACCTGACAAAATTCATCTATTTGATGCAGAAACCGGCATAGCGATATGGCCGAGCTAG
- a CDS encoding FAD-dependent oxidoreductase, translated as MTAEATITPKLTEAQTADREIIDVVETNCCIVGGGPAGVVLSLLLARQGISVMLLETHKDFDRDFRGDTVHPSTMEIMDELGLAESLLQLPHSKIRTLTITTPNGSTQFANFARLKTKYPFITMMPQAKFLEFIVEEAKHYPSFQLVLGANVQELIEENGIIKGVRYRGHGGWHEVRAQLTVGSDGRHSRLRQLAGFEAVGTSPPMDVLWFRLPRSSEDPSGGMGRIGNGHIVAMLDRADQWQIAYVIPKGGYQEIRAAGIEALRQGIVGVVPELSDRVQYLKDWSQIAFLSVESSRLPRWYLPGLLLIGDAAHIMSPVGGVGINYAVQDAVVAANVLSESLKHNSIHIWDLAEVQRQRELPIRVIQAFQSVIQQNIFARVLNSNNSNQSFTPPAFLRLPILRDLPARLVAFGIWPVHVKT; from the coding sequence ATGACTGCCGAAGCAACCATAACTCCCAAACTGACCGAGGCGCAAACCGCAGATCGTGAAATTATCGATGTAGTCGAGACAAACTGCTGCATAGTTGGTGGTGGCCCAGCAGGAGTGGTTTTATCGCTTCTCCTGGCGCGTCAAGGCATTTCGGTAATGTTGCTGGAAACGCACAAAGATTTCGATCGCGATTTTCGTGGCGATACGGTTCATCCATCAACTATGGAAATTATGGATGAACTTGGTTTGGCAGAATCCTTACTCCAATTGCCTCACAGTAAAATTCGCACCCTTACCATAACCACGCCTAACGGTTCAACCCAATTCGCTAATTTCGCTCGCCTGAAAACAAAATATCCTTTCATCACGATGATGCCGCAAGCGAAATTTCTGGAGTTCATCGTCGAGGAAGCGAAACATTATCCCAGCTTTCAATTGGTTCTGGGCGCAAATGTGCAAGAGTTAATCGAAGAAAACGGAATAATTAAAGGAGTACGATATCGCGGACATGGCGGTTGGCACGAAGTGAGGGCGCAGCTTACAGTAGGGTCAGACGGTCGCCATTCTCGTCTGCGGCAATTAGCTGGTTTTGAAGCAGTGGGAACTTCGCCGCCGATGGATGTTCTATGGTTCCGTTTACCGCGCTCTTCAGAAGACCCTTCGGGAGGTATGGGTCGCATCGGTAACGGTCATATTGTAGCAATGCTCGATCGCGCTGACCAATGGCAGATAGCTTACGTTATTCCTAAAGGCGGTTATCAGGAAATTCGCGCTGCTGGAATAGAAGCGCTCAGGCAGGGTATTGTTGGGGTAGTGCCGGAATTGAGCGATCGCGTACAATACCTCAAAGATTGGTCGCAAATTGCCTTTCTCTCCGTCGAATCCAGTCGCCTCCCCCGTTGGTATCTTCCCGGACTACTTTTAATTGGAGATGCTGCACACATCATGTCTCCAGTGGGAGGTGTTGGTATCAACTACGCAGTTCAAGATGCTGTTGTCGCGGCAAATGTACTAAGCGAATCACTCAAGCACAATAGTATTCACATCTGGGATTTAGCAGAGGTGCAACGTCAACGCGAATTGCCAATACGGGTTATCCAAGCATTTCAATCTGTAATTCAACAAAATATTTTTGCTCGCGTTCTTAACTCGAACAACTCCAATCAGTCATTTACACCGCCAGCTTTTCTCCGTTTACCAATTCTGCGAGATCTTCCGGCGCGGTTAGTAGCTTTCGGTATTTGGCCAGTTCATGTCAAAACTTAA